In Nitrospirota bacterium, the genomic window GGGCGGGGCACGCCCGGTTAGCCTGTGGAGAGATGGCTCAGTCAGGCCGCTCGATGAATCAGGAACCCGCCGAAGTGAGTCAGTTAGCTTTTAGCTGAACGCCGTAGGAATCCCCTTCCTTTAGGGAGGGGAGGATGTCAATGAGGCAGACGTCATGGAAAAGGGGACTGAACGATCTTGGTAACCTCCCTCTCTATGAAATAGATAACGTTGGGAATAACTTCATAAGGCGGCCATGAATAAGAACCTCCCCCTCAAATACCTGATCTGGATTGAAGCCAGAAAGAAGTTTCATCTCTCCCATCCTCAAATTCAGATGGCTCGAGAGCTTGGAATGAACCCCAAGAAGTTCGGTAAGCTTTCTAACCATGAACAGGAATCCTGGAAGCTGCCGCTGGGTGAGTACATCGAGGAGCTTTACCTAAAGTATTTCAAAAGGCGTTCTCCTATGAACGTTTATTCCCTTGAGGAACTCGCGAAAGAAGAGAAGAAAAAACACGAAGCAGGCAAGGAGCGAAGGCTATCCGAAAAAGCGGAAGAAACCGGAACCGACCTTTAGCCAAAAATAACCTTCACCGGATCGGAGTAAGCTGTTGCGCTTTCTTCTATATGTGGGTTGTACGCCATGTTGGTCATTTTTCCAGGTCATACGATAACTTTTCGGGGGATTTGTAAAAACCCCGATTTAGATTAAAGAAAATGGAATAAACTGACATGAATCCTGTTCTGATTGTTAAAAATTGTACCAGAGAAGGTCCGGGAATCATTGAGGTCCTTTTAAAGAAATTTTTGATTCCGTTTAAAATCGTTGACCTTGAAGGGGGAGATTTTTTCCCTCCGCCGAATAATTTTAGCGCTCTCATCGTCCTAGGGGGACCGGATAGCGCCAATGATAACAATAAAAAGATTCAAAACGTTTTGACCCGGATACAGGAAGCCCTCTCTTCTCAAATCCCTTATTTTGGAATTTGCCTTGGATTACAACTCCTTGTAAAAGCAGGGGGTGGAGCAGTCGTGAAAAATCCCGTGAAGGAGATTGGGTTCCGCGATCCGGAAAAGATATTTTTCGAGGTCAACCTGACCCCTCAAGGGAAAACCGACCCTCTCTGCAAAGGTTTGGAAACCTGAACAGGGAAATATTGCCAGAACCAGATTGTCAAGGCCAGTCCCCTGGCTTACGGAATTCAGGGCCATCTGGAACTGACAGAAGAACTCTTCGAGTCATGGAGGAAGGAAGATCCGGATTTAGCCGGTCTTTCACAACCCGAGCTGGAAAATGACTATAGTTTTCTCCAGAACGAGTTATTTAAAACCGGCTCTAAACTTTTCACCAACTTTTTAATTTTAGCCCGATTAACGAAATAGAACCTTTTATTTTTTTTGAGGTTTTCCCTTATTTTTTCTAATTTTCAGAGGTTATACTCCCACTTTTCGGGGGATGTGCAAAAACCCCCTATTTATATTTTGGTAAATTAAACCATCGATTGGAGACCAATGACTAAACAAATCAAAAACAGAATGCTGACCCAATTGGACGCCGTAAAACTTGTCTGTAAGTACCTTGAAGAAAGGGGATTTCTGGTTACTCATTCACCCCTTATAGACAAGAGGGTCAATAATATCCGGGCGACCCTTAAAGGAACACAGGATGTTGTTATAGAAGTCCGAGGGAACACCACTGTCCCCCGGGTACGTACCAGCACTCCCTCCAGGCCCTATGGTTCAGAACAAATCAAGAAACACGTTGAACACGTTCTCTACCAGGCCACTCAGAATGTCTGCGGAAAAAACCTGGCTGGCATTGCATTTTCAAAAAACATGTTTTATCAAAAATGGGTAACTCCAATTCTTCCTGCTTTAAAGAATATCGGAATAGAGATTTTTTGGATCCTCCCGGACGGACACATCGAGATTCTTGGATACTGGAAAAATAATCTAATTCAAGGGGAAGGAAAATTCAGCCCAAAATAAATATAACCTTTTAAGATAATATTATTTTTGAGGAGGTATTACCTAGTCCCACAAAAGAACGGCCCATTCCATAACAGGAATTTCTGTCCGGAATTTTGCTCCGGGCGAGGGAGCCTCGCCAGAAGATTGCGATCCTGGAGATTTTATAGTAGTTTAATATTAGCCAGCCTTTTTCCCAACTTTACAAAATCCTTCCCTCTGTTATCTTTATAGTATGGCCGTCAAGAAAACCTACACCATTCGCGAAGCGGCGAAAAAACTGGGAATCACTCCCGAATCGGTTCTCAAGGCAATTCAAAAAGGGCGCCTAAAAGCTCGAAAGAAAATTGTTAAAATTCCTCAAGAAATTTGGATGATCGAAGTTTCGTCCGTTGAAGCTTATGTCGTCTCAAGATCCCATCAGAAACGTGGTTTAAAAAGAGATGTGAAAAGACATTGACAGGTTAGTGTATACTATCCTATATTCACGGGGATTCCTCACTTTCGAAGGCCTGGATTTGACAAAACTCTCACCAGATGTAAAATTAAACATCACCTATTGATTAAAAAATCATTTATTCATTTATTGAAGAAATAACCGTGCGCATTCCTACTTTCATCAACTCGCGGCAAGCAATTTATAGATAACGGTTTTTCGTCAGATCCGCCTCTCCGCGTTTTCAGGACGGGGAGGATGTCCAATTCAAAAAGCAAAACAACCCGAGTCAGGATTGCATAACAAAGGAATTTAAGATAAGTGACCGAGTGTTTTCTAGATGTGTGAGAATAGGACGGCCAAACCGTAAGGAAGGGGAAGAGGCATGATTGCCACGCCCGAAAAAAGGATTCTGGTGGTCGATGACGACGATCTGATCAGAGAAACCTGTCAGAATATCCTGGCCTCCGCGGGTTATTTCGTGGAAACAGCCGCTGACGGCGTGGATGCGTTAAATAAAATAAAAAGTTGTCCTTATGATCTCATCCTGTCAGATCTCAATATGCCCCGGCTGGATGGATATCAGCTCTATCTCTGTGTGAAAAAGGATTTTCCTTTCCTGACAGGCAGATTCCTTTTAATGACCGGGAATCCTCCGGCTGGAGAAGAGGGTGAGGCGATTCTTTTACAAATCCATCAGAGAATCCTTAAAAAACCTTTTCATCCGAAGGAGCTTTTAGATCGGGTCAGAGGTCTCACCGCTGTTCCGATTGAGTGGAGAAAAGAGGAGCGTTACCCGTGGAATGCGGATTGCCACATAGCACTCGCAGCCGATTTTCCCTTACTGATCGCAGTAATACAGAATATTTCCAGTCAGGGGATGAAAATAAAACATTCAGGCTTGCCGGTTCTAAAGATAGGCGATCTTGTCTCTGTCAACATCCCTCAAAAAAGGGTAGAAAGGAAAGCCCAGGTCCGGTGGTCAGATCAATCAGAAGGTTTTTCTCTAAGCGGCCTGGAGTTAATGGAGCCGCTCCCTGTCCCCTCTATTTTAGCGGCTCCGTCTTCCCCCATGGAGACTCATTGACCCAGGTATTGCTCGCCGCTGGCGGCACCTACATTTTCGTTTCCCGCTGGCCGGACATCGTCGTCGGCGCCATCATCGCAGGCCTTTTCCTCAGCTCCGCTCTAAGTGTCCTGCGCCAGTCGCTGCTTGCGCTGTACGGACCACCACCTGTTCCGCCTTCTCAAAACCTTAAGCCGGTAGCCCTTCACCTGTCCACAAAAGAACCAAGCAACCCTGGGTAAAAAAGGTAAGATCACCTATCCGCGCAGTCTCATCTGGAGTAAAGGATGTCACCTTTTCGAGCCTATTTTGGGTTTCTGCAGAAGTTCCTTTTGGGGCTTTCTATAATATTCGTTCTCCAATCCTGTGTAGCGAGTACAAAATACGATGAAATTCCGATTTCAGATCGGCGAATGAATCTTTTTGGCCTGCAGGCGATCTCGACGAAATACCTCGACGAACATCCACAAGACTTTCATAAATTTTCCAGAATTTTGACTGAAGCAGACGACGCGCTTGGGACACATCAAACCCTTACGCACGGACACGTGATGGGCTGGATTCAACGCAGCCTGACCCTTGAAGGATACAATGAGAGCATGCCAGTCTATCTGTTCTTGCGCAGCGTTTATCTGAAGAACTGGGAAGGTGCTTACCTGACCTTGGTGGATGACGGAGATCGCGAATATTTGTATGACCTGATATCGGCTGTGATGGGCGGTATGCACCTCTGTTCCACTTGCTCGACCAGTCACATGAATAAATAACTTGGCCCAACATAAGCTCGGTCTATATACATCACAACGGGGTCACCACTTCGTATTACCCGCAGTTATCCGAACTTAATTTTTGCATCCATGGATTTATGCGAACTTACTGCTTCAGAAGAGTAAGAAAATAGACTCTTGAAATTTCCGCCTACAGTACCTTGGCAACTGTTTTTCCAATTCCCGATTCTAGACAACCCCAAAAATGATTTAAATTATGGCTAATAATTTTGGGCATAAGTTCATATTAATTATTATTAAGTCATTAAGGTCATGTTTTAGTTGACATGTCTACTTAGTCATGTCAATATAACACTATGAAGATCCCTTCCTTTAACGAACTTTAACGAAGCGGGTGAACTTCCCCCCGGTGAATACAAAACATCGCTTCCCATTGTGAAGAATCGCTTCGGGAGTTTATCAGCAAAACGTGAGAAATTGATGCGAGGGCTGGAAAGGGCTACGGAGAACTTACGAGGGGCGGGGATAAAAAGAATTTGGATTGATGGAAGCTTTGTCACAAACAAGGAGAAACCTAATGATGTGGATGGCTGCTGGGAGTATTCGGAGGAGGTTGATCTTGTCAAGCTTGACCCCGTGTTCCTGGCTGAAACACGCGAACCCATGAAAGAAAAGTATGGAGTTGAGTTTTTCCCAGCCGGTGTGATTGAAGCCGGGAGCGGGCTTCCTTTTCCAAAATTTTTTCAAATTAATCGAGACGGAGAACCCAAAGGAATCTTGGTGATCTCGTTCGAAAAAAAGCGAGGTAAAATTTCATGATCCGAAGTGAAAAACAGTATGAAGCTTCCAAAAAACAGCTTGTTTTGTTGCGACAGGCTTTAACCGCTAAGAGCCAGGCGCAAATGCCAGAAGCCTTGGTACGAGCCGCTCGGGGTCAAACCGCAGAACTTGCAGCCGAAATCGAAAAGCAGATCAAAGACTACGAAGAATTACTAAAAACCCCAGCGAAGGAATTGCGTATCCACTCTTTAAATGATCTTCGTGTGGCGCCTATTCGATATCGAATCGCTGCTCGTATGACAGTCGAAAGCTTCGCTCGACTCGTCCACGTGCACTCTCGACAAATTGCAAGGTATGAAAGCGAAGATTATCAAAACGTATCTTGGGATACCTTGCTGAAAATTTTGGAACGGCTAAATGTTAAAATAGAAGGCACGGTGGAACTCGATCGCAAGATTGCCGTTTAAAGTGATTAGCCCTTTTAAGGGATTCCTTTTTGATTTTGTTGAGGTTTGATTTATAATATCTTTATGAAGAAAAAGACATTAAGTGAAACAAACTCTTACCTTAAGGATCCAGCAAAGCGCCAGGCCATGATTGCCAGAGCGGTCATCTCCTCGTCAGCCA contains:
- a CDS encoding type 1 glutamine amidotransferase, with the protein product MNPVLIVKNCTREGPGIIEVLLKKFLIPFKIVDLEGGDFFPPPNNFSALIVLGGPDSANDNNKKIQNVLTRIQEALSSQIPYFGICLGLQLLVKAGGGAVVKNPVKEIGFRDPEKIFFEVNLTPQGKTDPLCKGLET
- a CDS encoding helix-turn-helix domain-containing protein, whose translation is MAVKKTYTIREAAKKLGITPESVLKAIQKGRLKARKKIVKIPQEIWMIEVSSVEAYVVSRSHQKRGLKRDVKRH
- a CDS encoding helix-turn-helix transcriptional regulator, giving the protein MIRSEKQYEASKKQLVLLRQALTAKSQAQMPEALVRAARGQTAELAAEIEKQIKDYEELLKTPAKELRIHSLNDLRVAPIRYRIAARMTVESFARLVHVHSRQIARYESEDYQNVSWDTLLKILERLNVKIEGTVELDRKIAV
- a CDS encoding response regulator — its product is MIATPEKRILVVDDDDLIRETCQNILASAGYFVETAADGVDALNKIKSCPYDLILSDLNMPRLDGYQLYLCVKKDFPFLTGRFLLMTGNPPAGEEGEAILLQIHQRILKKPFHPKELLDRVRGLTAVPIEWRKEERYPWNADCHIALAADFPLLIAVIQNISSQGMKIKHSGLPVLKIGDLVSVNIPQKRVERKAQVRWSDQSEGFSLSGLELMEPLPVPSILAAPSSPMETH